From Campylobacter upsaliensis, the proteins below share one genomic window:
- a CDS encoding FecCD family ABC transporter permease: MQNKIVATLKAHRKRELKRFYIIISFLMIAFISLIFDIATGPSLLAPKEVLSALLSPFTSKEVDLTTLSIVYDLRLPMALMALVVGAALGIGGAEIQTLLNNPMASPYTLGLAAASGFGASLVIAFGSFGLPLITAVPIGAFLMTMLAASVLFGFASFKRFDSAMLVLVGISLLFLFQSFLSLVQYLSAPEISQQILFWLFGSLLKSNWTNLPIVSIVTLVCVLLLLRDSWALTALKLGEARAKSMGINLNFLRFKTLVLVSIMTATAISFVGVIGFIGLVSPHIARMLVGEDQRFFLPSAMFVGAAFLSLASVLSKVIIPGALFPVGIITSLIGVPFFFWIIFSRKNYAKA; encoded by the coding sequence ATGCAAAATAAAATTGTAGCCACGCTCAAAGCACATCGAAAAAGAGAATTAAAAAGATTTTATATCATCATAAGTTTTTTAATGATTGCTTTCATCTCTTTGATTTTTGACATCGCCACAGGTCCCTCACTACTCGCCCCTAAAGAAGTTTTAAGCGCACTTTTATCGCCTTTTACTTCAAAAGAGGTTGATTTAACAACCTTAAGCATAGTCTATGATTTAAGACTTCCTATGGCTTTAATGGCTTTAGTCGTGGGAGCGGCTTTAGGTATAGGTGGAGCAGAAATTCAAACTCTTCTTAATAATCCTATGGCAAGCCCCTACACTCTAGGACTTGCAGCAGCTAGTGGCTTTGGAGCGTCTTTGGTGATAGCCTTTGGAAGTTTTGGCTTACCCCTCATCACGGCTGTTCCCATAGGAGCATTTTTGATGACGATGTTAGCCGCTTCCGTGCTTTTTGGCTTTGCAAGTTTTAAGAGATTTGACTCAGCTATGCTTGTTTTGGTTGGAATTTCCTTACTTTTTTTATTTCAATCTTTCCTATCTTTAGTGCAGTATCTCTCCGCCCCTGAAATTTCACAACAAATTCTTTTTTGGCTTTTTGGCTCTTTACTAAAGTCAAATTGGACAAATCTACCCATAGTCAGCATAGTAACTCTTGTTTGCGTTTTACTTTTACTTCGCGATTCTTGGGCTTTAACGGCACTTAAATTAGGCGAGGCAAGGGCTAAAAGTATGGGGATTAATCTCAATTTTCTACGCTTTAAAACTCTTGTTTTGGTTTCCATTATGACAGCGACTGCTATTTCTTTTGTGGGCGTTATAGGCTTTATAGGGCTTGTTTCGCCACACATAGCAAGAATGTTGGTGGGAGAAGATCAAAGATTTTTCCTACCTAGTGCTATGTTTGTAGGAGCGGCATTTTTATCCTTGGCTTCTGTGTTATCAAAGGTGATTATACCGGGGGCTTTATTTCCCGTTGGTATCATCACTTCTTTAATAGGTGTGCCTTTCTTTTTTTGGATTATTTTTTCAAGGAAAAATTATGCTAAAGCTTGA